The segment TTCAGACGGCGCGTTCAACGATCCGCGCGCCAATCTCGTGATCGCCGACGGCGCGCGCTTCATCGCCGAAACGGACCAGCGCTTCGATGTGATCATCGTCGACTCCACAGACCCGATCGGTCCCGGTGAGGTGTTGTTCACCAGCGAATTCTACGGCGGCTGCAAGGCGCGGCTGACGGAAGGGGGCGTCATCGTGACCCAAAGCGGCGTGGCGATGATCCAGGGGAGCGAGCTGACCACCACCGTGCGCCGCCTGGGCGAGCATTTTGCCGATTCCAGCGCGTATATCGCGCCGGTGCCGACCTATATCGGCGGTTTCATGGCATTTGGTTGGGGCTCGGACAATTCAGGTTTGCGCAAATTCAGCGCCGGCGTGCTTGCCGCGCGCGCCGAACAGGCCGATATCAACACGCGTTACTACAATGCCGATCTTCATGTCGGCGCATTCGCGCTGCCGACATACATCGCCGAATATGTGGAGGCCGCCCGATGAGTGATCCGATCAAGTTCTACTATGCCTGTATTTCGCCCTGGTCCTACATGGCCGTCGATGCGCTGAAGGCCCTGGCCGACAAGCATGGGCGCGAAATCGCCTACAAACCCACCCATGTGGGGCAGCAATGGGAGAAAACGAGCGCCGGTCGGCCGCTCGGCGACCGGCCCGAGGTGCTCCAGGCCTACCGGCTCATCGAACTGCCCCGCTGGGCCGAATGGCGCGGCGTCCCCATCAATTCCAAACCGAAGCATTTCCCCGCACCGTTCCTCCTGTCATCGGGCGTGATCATCGCCGCCGGGCAGGCCGGTGCGGACATGCACGACATCACGCGCGCGCTGGCACGCGGGTGCTGGGTTGATGAAAGGAATATCGGCGATCCCGACGAGGTCGCGGCCATCGCCGACGGTGTGGGTCTCGACGGCGCGGCCCTCGTCGCGGCGGCCGAATCAGATTCGGTCACGGCCGAACTACAGGCCAACACGGACGAATCGCTGGCCGACGGCGCCTGGAGTGTGCCGTCCTTCGTGGTCGATGGCGAACTGTTCTTCGGACAGGACAGAATCGAGATGATGGACTGGCGCCTGTCCGCGTAACGGCGACCCGACACCCCCCTTGCGCGAAAGGCCCGCGTGGGGATTTACTGTTGCATGGACCTGTTTCTGGAACTGGCGCCGCTCGCCGGTGTCTTGATTGTCACCGGTTGCATCGCGGGCATCCTCGCGGGCCTGCTCGGTGTCGGCGGCGGTATCATCGTCGTCCCGGTGCTGTTCACGATGCTTGGCCTCATCGAGATCGACGATTCGGTGCGCATGCATGTGGCCGTTGGTACGTCGCTGGCCAGCATCGTCATCACATCCCTGATCTCGGCGCGGTCCCACCACCGGCGCGGTGCCGTCGATACCGATCTGCTCAAGAAATGGGGAGTCTGGATTCTGCTTGGCTCCGTCGCCGGCACACTGATTGCCGGCGCTGTCGACGGGCCGGTCCTCAGCATGGTGTTCGCCTTTGTCGCGCTCACCGTCGCCATCTACATGGCAACCACATCGGCGGATTTCCGCATTCGCGACTCCCTGCCAGCCGGGATGACCGGAAGTTCGTCCGGTTTTCTCATCGGCGGTCTGTCGGCGATGATGGGGATCGGCGGTGGCACCCTGTGCGTGCCCTACTTCAATGCCTTCGGATTTCCCGTGCACCGCGCGGTCGGAACGGCGGCGGCAATCGGCCTGGTGATCGCGCTGCCGGCGACCATCGGATTCGTGGCAACCGGCTGGGGCATCCCGGCTCTGCCCGAGGCCAGCGTCGGCCATGTGAACTTGCTGGGCCTGATCCTGATCGCACCCTTCACGTCGCTGACGGCACCCCTCGGGGTCAGGCTGGCGCATCGACTGAGTGCACGCGCCCTCAAGCTGTTGTTTGCCCTGTTTCTGTTTGCCACGTCGGCCCGGATGCTCGTGGCCCTGTTCCTGGCCTAGATCAGTCCGTTCGCTTGCCGAGCCAGGACACCGCATCGGCGAGCGAACCCACCACCGCGTCCGCGCGGGTGCCCGCGGTATCTTCGGTGCCCTCTATCAGCAGACGCACCCCGACACCCCCGTTGATACCCGCCTCTATATCGGTCTCGCGGTCACCGACGATGGCGGACGCGGCCATGTCGATATCGAACGCGTCGCGCGCCTTGAACAGCATGCCGGGACCCGGCTTCCGGTCCGGCGATTCCCGCTTGTACACGCCGATCCCTTCCTCGGGGTGCGTGGGTGAAAAATAGGTGCGGGCAATCTCGATACCGCGCTCGCGGAATTGACCT is part of the Alphaproteobacteria bacterium genome and harbors:
- a CDS encoding HAD family hydrolase — translated: MPQEQVKALFLDRDGVINVDSGYIWRIEDFIFREGVFEGCQAARDMGYLLVVVTNQAGIGRGLYTEQQFHALTAWMEGQFRERGIEIARTYFSPTHPEEGIGVYKRESPDRKPGPGMLFKARDAFDIDMAASAIVGDRETDIEAGINGGVGVRLLIEGTEDTAGTRADAVVGSLADAVSWLGKRTD
- the speE gene encoding polyamine aminopropyltransferase — encoded protein: MSDADNGSEIGWAWFDEPLGVGLQLGVEIESVVFREKTAHQDLVIYETAQWGRVMALDGIMQVCERDEFIYHEMLTHVPILAHGNAREICIVGGGDGGILREALRHPINRVTMVEIDASVVELCTTHLPSISDGAFNDPRANLVIADGARFIAETDQRFDVIIVDSTDPIGPGEVLFTSEFYGGCKARLTEGGVIVTQSGVAMIQGSELTTTVRRLGEHFADSSAYIAPVPTYIGGFMAFGWGSDNSGLRKFSAGVLAARAEQADINTRYYNADLHVGAFALPTYIAEYVEAAR
- a CDS encoding 2-hydroxychromene-2-carboxylate isomerase, with the protein product MSDPIKFYYACISPWSYMAVDALKALADKHGREIAYKPTHVGQQWEKTSAGRPLGDRPEVLQAYRLIELPRWAEWRGVPINSKPKHFPAPFLLSSGVIIAAGQAGADMHDITRALARGCWVDERNIGDPDEVAAIADGVGLDGAALVAAAESDSVTAELQANTDESLADGAWSVPSFVVDGELFFGQDRIEMMDWRLSA
- a CDS encoding sulfite exporter TauE/SafE family protein — protein: MDLFLELAPLAGVLIVTGCIAGILAGLLGVGGGIIVVPVLFTMLGLIEIDDSVRMHVAVGTSLASIVITSLISARSHHRRGAVDTDLLKKWGVWILLGSVAGTLIAGAVDGPVLSMVFAFVALTVAIYMATTSADFRIRDSLPAGMTGSSSGFLIGGLSAMMGIGGGTLCVPYFNAFGFPVHRAVGTAAAIGLVIALPATIGFVATGWGIPALPEASVGHVNLLGLILIAPFTSLTAPLGVRLAHRLSARALKLLFALFLFATSARMLVALFLA